In Betta splendens chromosome 3, fBetSpl5.4, whole genome shotgun sequence, the genomic window CGGGCCTCCTGTTGCctattgtgtttaataaaaccaaTCTTCTGCATGAACTCCGCTGACCAGCAGCGAACTGCGCGCGCGGAGCGAACAATAGCGGCGTGGCGCGCGCGACGGCGCTCGCTAGTTGTAGCTGCGCGCGACTGTCTTTGCTGGCAGCtgcacgctctctctctctctctctctctctctccctctctctctctctctctctctctttacgaAAACACTTTCGGGAAGAATCGGGGTTTTCCTGTCACGGACCCGCGCGCAGCCCGCCTTTCGCCCAGAGCCAAACCGTGGCCTAGCGGCAGGACCGGCTCGACTATGTGGAGAAGGAAACGAGCACTTGGGGACTCTTTGACTTGTCTCGTATTTCTTGTGACGCTCGCCGGTGCTTATGGATGTAAGTGTTTGGTTTTGTGGTTTACGTTTCTAACTGTACTGCACGGAGCAGCTTAGGAATCTGTTTATCATCCGCGCCGCAGTTTGAGAGCGAGCTGGTTTTGTGCTGTATGTGGCTCTTTTTGACGGGGAGCGTAGAGTGCGTGGGTCATGACTCCTTTCTGTTTGATGAAACAATGCTTGGACAGCAAAAACTGCTTGTTTCAACAACCAGGGGTCGTTTCTGGGAAATTGCGGTTTCGCAATGACATCATTTTTAAGCCAATTCAGTCCGTGCAGGCCACCGACGCCAGGCATCTGTCATGGGGAAATTAGAATTCCTACAGGAATTCCTATCAATCATGCGTTGCCGTAGACTGTTGAATGAATCACTGTTCAATAAAGTATAAGAGCATCACATCACATGCAAAACTGTTGCGAGCTGCGACATTGAAATAATGTAGTTGCATGTGTGTCCCAGTCCTGAGCCAGAGCGCAGCGTCCCAGTTCCTGCGCAGACACAGGAGAGCGAACTCTCTGTTCGAGGAGAGCAAGAAGGGGAACCTGGAGAGGGAGTGCATCGAGGAGCTGTGCAACAAGGAGGAGGCCAGGGAGATCTTTGAGAACCACCCGGAGACGGTAAAATCAGCGGCCCTGAGGCTTTAGAATGATGAAGGATGAGAAATTAGAGGATGGGGGATGCAAAGGAAGAGAGAACTGGAGAGGAATTATaacctgctgttgttttttcacaGGAATACTTTTACCCCAAATACGTCGGTGAGTGTTTTAGCTGTGTTTCTTTCAACATGTTGTGCATTCATTTTGTCCGTCTTCTTGGTGGTCTGACATCGATCCTTGTTGCAGCGTGTCTGGGTTCACACCGCGTCGGCATCAACAATCAGAACTCTCCCATCCTGTCGGACCTTCGCTCCTGCGTGAATGGTGGGACCTGAACCCTTCGCAGTCTTTGCCTCCGCATGTGGAGCTCCTTCTGATGTCTTTCCCATGTGCTTGTTTTGGGCAGAGATCAGTAACCAGTGCTCCCCGTTCCCGTGCTACAAGGAGGGCACGGAGCGCTGCGTGGACGGCCAGGCCTccttcacgtgtgtgtgcaAACCCGGATGGAAGGGGCCGCACTGCCAAGTCGGTGGGTCAGGACCCGATTGTTCAGAGCAGTTTATACATAGGAAATAAGCAATGGTGTTAATTCAGTACATTTTGGATGAAGATGTTGGCTGCTGACGCTTGTTGCCGTGTGATGTGTTGACTGCACAGACATCGACGAGTGCTCAGACCCTGACTTCCCGGGAGGATGTAACCAGAAATGCTCCAACGTCCCTGGCAGTTTTCACTGCATGTGTGAAGAAGGTTTCTACCTCATTGACAAAATTCACTGCGTGGGTGAGTCACGTGTGCAACTTGAAGTTCAATGTAGAATTCAAATGGCTCATGTCAAACACAGCGCTGTGTTGAACGTATTAGGCAGCTGAAAAAACATATCGTCATTGTCTATGCGTCTTTGTATTTATTCATATGGACTGCATAACACTAGGCACAGCTGTCATCCTCTGGGTCAGTGCCGGTTGTTATTTCTAACTGACCTGAGATGACTTATTACGTAAGAGAGAAAGTGAAAAGCTGTCAGCATCTGAAGAGGGTCTGTCTTCCACACACGTTTGCCCTGTTGCCTGCCTTTAGATACTGCcctttaaaacacatttgcagctTTTAGGTGCTTgttgtcctgttttatttttgctgtatttgctgTGAGTAGCTCAGTAAATGTTTGCCTGGGAGCGTGTTGAAGGCTCATTGAGTACAAGGTCTTCACAAACATGAACAGAGTTCAGTTTGGCGAAGCAGCTCTTTTAATGGACAGACTGTGAAAATGATTTCAAATTAGTTCAAAAATAAGATGCACTtgtaaagtaagtaaataaaaatattatccTAGTATTTTCTATAGTTTCACAATATCGTGATATAGAACATCTGCCAATATTCACAACTAGGAGAATGATATTGCTGTGTAAGACACTTAACATCTCTATAGTTGCCATTAATTAGTCTTGAGTACAAAATCTCATAAGACTATTTCACCGCTCTCTATTTTAATGTATTGTTTTCCAGATGTGGATGAGTGCCAGTTGTATCCCTCGACCTGTGGGCATCCGGCTAAATGTGTAAACATGCCGGGCATGTTTGAGTGCCATTGTCCCCTGGGATTTAAATATAACTTCACTTCCAGGACCTGCAGTGGTGAGAGTCTTAATTTATCACAAGCAGCGTGATACTAGAGTTTGGGATGCTAAAAGTCCAgcacacatttatatttacagtgtATTCCTTGCATTAGaaagttttttgtgtgtgtgtaattggtTCTTTATGTTGTTTGTGCAGATGTGGATGAGTGCGAGCAGAATGTGTGCGACGGCACCTGTGTTAACACCGTGGGCAGCTACAAGTGCCTCTGTGACGGCCGCCTGGGCCTTCGCTTAGCAGAGAAGGGGCGACGCTGTGAAAAGATCCCTGTGTGCGTGAAGCTGTACAACCACAAACACTCCGAGATGCTTTACCTGGGCGAGCAGTTTGTAGGTCTGCCTGTCATCTTTCTGCGCTTCCGTCTGCCAGAGAACACAAAGTAAGACGCTGCCACAACACGCACGCTTCCTGTACGTATCCTAAGGCTGCAGCAGTGCTCCTCATACAATTTGTCTGTCATTTGCAGATTCGCAGCAGAGTTTGACTTCCGAACGTTTGATCCAGAGGGAGTTATCTTGTATGCTGAGTCCTCTCAGGACTCGTGGTTCATGTTGGGGCTGAGGGGCGGTCGCATCGAGGTCCAGTTCAAAAACCAGCACAGCTTCAAGGTCACTAGTGGAGGAAAAGCCATCAACGACGGACAGTGGCATGTGGTAAGAAATGCCCGAAGTGCTGGTTGTCACACGGGTTGCTGGGTTGGGCTGTGGTGAGCTCATATTGTGTAACCTGCAGGTGTCTGTGGACGAACTGGAGAGCAGCATCAGTGTGAAGATTAGCAAAGAGGCTGTGATGAGCATCAACAGCCCTGAGAGCCTATTTACACCAACTAACGGCATGCTGGAGACCAAGGTCTACATCGCTGGTCTGCCCAACCGCACGGACATCATCATCAAACCTGTAAGCCAGTTAGTGGGTTAAACGTAGATAAGTGTATGGACTCATAGGCTAAGGGctaaaaatctattttaaatcTATTTTTTAAATCGCATGTTCGCATTCATTTGCCAGATCAACCCCCGCCTTGACGGCTGCATCCGAGGCTGGAACTTGATGAACCAGGGAGCGTCCGGAGTCAAGGAGGTCATTCAGGAGAAGAAGAGTAAACATTGCTTTGTGAACGTGGAACCAGGATCTTTCTTCTCTGGGGCAGGACTGGCACACTTCAGCATTGACTACAGTGAGTAAGTTATACTTTAATTCTGGCTGGTTCTGTGTGCGAGGAAACAGCTGGGGCTGTACTGTAGACAGATCACACAACATATCAGGGCTGTGGTTAGTTTGATCTAATCTTCAAACCTGGCAGGTGAAGTCATTGTATGTCCATGTGTATTTCAGATGCTTCTGGGAGCTGGAGTGTAGAACTAAAGATGAGCATACGTCCATCCACCAGCACAGGTGTCCTCTTCGCTCTGGTCTATGACAACACGGTCCCCCTGACGCTCGCTGTGGTAGCAAAGGGAGAAGATGAAGCTGTGAGTTAATTAGCACTTGCCTACGTGCCTTCACACATGCGGCACGGACGAAGGTTTAAACTTCTCCCAACATGTTCCAGAACTTACAAGTGTTCATAGACGGCGTCTCCGTGGCGAGGCTggactctctgctgctgtgttaccCTGAGCGGATGACCCTGCTGCTGAACGTGACTCCAAGCGAAATCCAGATTTCAGCCGAGTCGTCAAACGTCAGCTACGTTAAATCTGGAGTCCTGCAGGACTCACTGAGGCGCCTCAACTCCAGCATGCTGAACCCTGTCAGGACGTATGTTGGTGGAATACCAGGTTTgtcaaaacacaaatacagaaacaaGTTGTTGGATAGACAAGTTGTGGATAAGTTGTGGATAACTAATaccaaatataaaataatattataaatgATCAAATAACCATTTTTACCACCATCTTTCTTCATCGTTACTGACTGTTCCCATCGTGCTTTCCAGATAATGTCCCTTTATCTGCCACCCCCATGTCAGCGTATTACCACGGATGCATGGACATCACTGTCAACGGCCAGCAGTTGGACTTCGACGAGGCTCTTGGCAAACACAACAGTATTACGTCCCATTCCTGTCCGCCTTTCTCCCCGACCCCTGAAAGTGACCTTAATTAGCACCAGCATCACATAGTGACTCGCTCGCATTAGGAAACATCTCACAGGGGCAGGGCAGAGAGGCAAGGGAGGGACGAGTGGGGAAATGAGATGAGAAGATGAGAGATAAACAATTATAGTCATTTTTGTCGACTTTCTTTAAAGGATTAAAGCATTTTAAGACAGTATTATTGTTTTTCTCCTGAAAGCATtgtgtttactttatttttattctttgtgcATTTTATAAATGTTCCCAAGGTTCAGCAAAAGCTGGTAAAACAGATGATtgttggaaataaataaataacagtagGACTGCTGGAACAATGCATAGTTGCAAAGAAATACAAATTTTAAGACCCAAGGATCTTTAGAAAAGGCTAAGCTTAGCAACAAGGATGGTGATGTTTGTAGAAAGGGTCACTGTTGCCCAGACTGAGACTGATTTTTCCTAGCAGTGGAAACGGTACTAATTATAGTAGAGATGTCAAGGAACAAGTGGCTAAAGGTATTTAGTGGTTAGTTGTGGTGGTTGAACCCACAGAGAGAGTGGAGACTCCAGGCCTTTGATTCAGATATCCCTTCATGGAGTTCTGCCTTCATAAAACGTTTCGGGAAACACTTTATTGCTGAATGAATCTGGCCTTGCAAAACTATCTTCAACCATattctttatactgtatgtctttatCTTCATTGTTCTGTGTTCAGAATTTACCTTGTGTAAATAAAGCAAACCATCTTTAATATATAACTTAAATGTACTTTGTTCAGTACCATTTGTTTTATCTGGGTTTGAATAAATTTCTGTAAATCAACTGTTGATTTTCAATAGTCGGTTATTTCAACAAGGCCACagaaaaacatgtacagtataatgattTCACTTTATTTAGTACTGACTATTCAGTAAACTTTGAAGGGTTACATAATTTAACATCTGATTATATTGTTGCAGATAATGAGGGATTTGAGGGCTATACAAACTTTTTCTTGACAGTGTATAGGTAATATTTCATATGTTATacaaaataataagaagaaataGGCCTTAATTGATTGACCCACAACGCTCACAACTGAGATTAAACTTTCAACTGAGTTGTTTAAACTTTTAAGTTTGTTCATTTTGAATGATTGATTAATTTCATATTTATTAAACCCCACAGGGGTGTGTCCTCAGCCCcatcctctacacacacacactgcgtttCACTGCGTTGACTGCTACAGAATCCTGAAATTCGCTGATGATACTGCAGTGATAGAAAGGATAGCTGGGGGAGGTGAAGAAGCCTATAGGAGGGAGGTGGCCTGTCTGGTGACATGGTGTGGTGTGAACAAACTCAACCTCAACACAGACAAGATGAAAGAGATGATAGTGGAcatgaggaaggaggagacctCATGAGCTACTGTTCATCTGGGAGCTTGAATTGGAGAGGGTGAAGTGACGACTCTgctagcaaaaaaaaacaagaaataaaacatacGTAAGTGTTTCGTTATGTTTCATTTCTTGGAATGTGAAACTGAAATCAGAACAGACATACTAGAAACTTGGGTCTTAATGTAAGAGGTTATCATGACCTCATAATCTGAAACAAGTCCATTTATTCTTCTGTGACAATGATGAATCTGCAGGTCATAGGTTGTTTAGAGACAACTAAAATTaacccttcagccaatttattAGGTACATCTCTACAGTCTACATGAACCCAATTCAATAACTCTGCCATTACTCTACTTTCACAACATAAACATATAGTTAGGACTTGCTTTCCTTTAACAAGATATTCTAAAGATAGCATACGTAGGAGGTAGTGGCAAGATTCTTCCATTTTTGTCACAAAAATTTCTACTGTATGATTACTCAACATGAGACATGAGACACACTGAATACAAAGATAGACACGCAAGTCAAACAAATAAGTTCTAGTCACATTTCCCATTCTGGGAACACCAAACTGATAGACCAAATACATGACTACACCCAAAAAAAAGCTTGACCTCCTTGAAACTTTTTCTTATCCAAAACATCTGTTTTCTTAAACTGGTGTCCCTGATGGTTTGGTTTTACCTGTGAAATGGCCTTTAGTCTTCTGAAAACAGAAGAAAGAGCCACATGATAATTTATATAAATCATAATACAAACATTATAATGAGTATATAAAATAAgtataataaacacatttcccACCACATTTCCTTCACTCTTTATTGTTAGGGGTGTCATTCCAGCTTTGGGGGGCGGGGTCAGTGCGGCTGTAGGGGGCGGGGTCGTCGTCGTCACTCTCTCACTCCTGCCTGCTCTTCACTGAGCCACGCCCCCTCCCAAAGCGACGCGGGCGGCCAGTGTTTCTCCGCAGACCGGGGACCGAGTCCGAGCAGAGGGGGAGCCGCACGGAGAGCGGGTTATAAAAACAAAGTACACGCCGCAATGGGGGGCCAGTTAAAGCTCGGAGAACAGGAGACGTTGGCCTAATTTGTCGTTTATAAACGGCATGCGGGAGACACAAGTTTAGCGCGCAGTGATTTAACAGCATCAAAAGACGTTAACGGTCGCACCAACGGTCGGGGCTACCTGAATAATACCTGCAGCGATTCGCACTAAACCCCGACATTAGCCTCGACTCCGGGACGCCGAGAGGCGCAGAGGTGGGTTCGGAGACTACAGGACGGGAGAAAGTTTCCACGTTAAAGCTGGTGCAAGCGCAGAGGTGGAACAATGCGGCTGACCCCGACAAGGTCCCTCTCATCGGCAGCGCTTCTAATCCTGCTGCTTGTCCGCTGGTCCGACAGCAGTAAGTAAACAGTGACATGCTAGGCGGCTAGCTAGCCTTTCCTTGACACACATGAGACACGTTATTAACGGCGTTTTAACGGTTAACGTTTCGCAATCATTTCTGAGGTGTTTTTTGTTGGAGCCAAAATATTGCTTAATACCCAAAGTTGTTttgcttatgtgtgtgtgtgtgtgtgtgtgtgtgtgtgtgtgtgtgtgtgtgtgtgtgtgtgtgtgaacgcacCGTTAACCGGGCTAACCGGGTGTGCACTTGTTTAAGTTTCCTTGTCTGCTGAGGAGGCGAATCAGTTTCTGAGCAGACAGAGGCGAGCTAATCAAGTTTTCGAGGAGACGAAGCAAGGGCACTTGGAGAGGGAGTGCGTGGAGGAGCGGTGCAGCAAAGAGGAAGCGAGAGAAGTGTTTGAAAACGACCCGGAGACGGTGAGTACAGTCCCAGTGCACCACCCGAAGCCCAGTTTGGCTCCTTGTTCCCCCGCTGGACTCACGGTACCGGAGTGTAACATCAACGACGTTAGCCGGTTGCGCGTCTCGCAGGCCGCCGAGTTGATCGGTGATATTGACAGCAAGTCGGTGACCGTAACCTGCTGCGGTAAGCGCTGACAGCGCTGCACATTATATTCCTACCGGAGATCCGGCACGCTTTCGTCTCTGCTCGCATGTttctgtgacagatgatgagCCACTGTGACTAAGCTCGCTTTATGAGATGCCGTTTCAGCGAAGATGCTGCAATCATCACTCCCTTACAGGGAAATAGACTTAACGTGCACGTGCTTGCTGTAGGGTTGTGTAGGATTCACAGGGATTTCTGCTGTTAGTTACGTTTCATCTTGTAAGGATGCATTATAATAACATTAGTTATTTCAATCCGTGGCAAAGCCTATTGATTGGGTAAGTGTCTAAACAATTTGTAAAGATATGAACATGTGTCCTGTATCGCTGCTCTTGGGCTCTGTATGTATTGTATCATTGGCTGGGAATGTAGACTCCTAAGTCTATTAACAGTCATGTGTGCAGTGCTTTGCAAGTGTGATTGTGTCAGTGTAGGTTGGAGTGTGGTGCCCAAATCCCTTTTAAATGTCAACCTGTCAATTATTAGTCACAGGTTTATCCTcacactgtttttgtttttcaaccaTGAAAACCTAAATCTCAGATATTAAAATAAACCTTTGTACATGAAAGGAGTATTCTGCAACTTTGCTTTGCATTATCTTGAGTTTTTGAATGATTGATATTATTCCTTAAGTTTTAATCGTGTCACCGCAGCAATTGACGAGTCAGATTACTCCTGAGACTAGCCAAGTGGAGAGATTTGGAAGCCGACGAAAGGAGGATTAAGGCAAAGTAAAATTAGGTTCAGAGGAAAAGGTCAAGTCCTGTGATGTTTCTTTTAGTCAAGttaacatcagcagcagaaccaccgTCCTGTCGGTGGCTGTAGTCTTCTACCATGTCATAGCCAAGCTGCAGCCTCATCCTTAGCTGCATTATTCGTTCAGAAAGTGCCCGTCTCTGACTCTGcgttttctgctgctgcagctccctgaTTCTGCAGAGGAACAGTGGAGAGGCTGTTTCTCATGCTTATCAGTTAAAGAGAAACAGCCAGAAGTTGTCACAAGCAAATATTATACATGTCATTGCAGCCTGAGACCTGCTCCATCCTAAATGACCTTAAAAAATAAGGTGTGAAACGCatttctggctgcagcaaatCTTTGTTTAATCAATGAATATTGCAAGATACATCTTCTGCATCAGGCTCCTACTGCAGCACAAGATCTGTGAAGCATGTGTGCAACCAGTGGTGCAAATCTGGAAGGTTTGACCTACTTGTGCAGGAATACTGCAGGTGGGAGGCTGCAGGGATGCTGCAACTATGGGGAATGCAGGGATTTCTCCCGGAAAAGGGCCACACCCATTACAGTAATCATAATGCAATGTCTATCTGCTTATACACAAGTTAAAGCTGGTTTATGAGCCACTTTTCACTGCCTTGGGTGTGAGCAGGGAGATTAGGTATAAAACTAATGCAAAGGCTTAATTATGTATTACTGGAAACCCAtctattaatttgtgttttttttattgagccACACTACTTGTTTGTACAACTACTTAACTTTATCCCTTTTCCATTGCTTGCTCGTGTAGGACTACTTCTATCCAAAGTATTTAGGTAAGTTGTTCTGACAACATCCTTCTTCTGAACTCTTGACTCGCTGTTTTAATCTCACTTTGTTTCTGTCTAGCCTGTGTGAA contains:
- the pros1 gene encoding vitamin K-dependent protein S, with the translated sequence MWRRKRALGDSLTCLVFLVTLAGAYGFLSQSAASQFLRRHRRANSLFEESKKGNLERECIEELCNKEEAREIFENHPETEYFYPKYVACLGSHRVGINNQNSPILSDLRSCVNEISNQCSPFPCYKEGTERCVDGQASFTCVCKPGWKGPHCQVDIDECSDPDFPGGCNQKCSNVPGSFHCMCEEGFYLIDKIHCVDVDECQLYPSTCGHPAKCVNMPGMFECHCPLGFKYNFTSRTCSDVDECEQNVCDGTCVNTVGSYKCLCDGRLGLRLAEKGRRCEKIPVCVKLYNHKHSEMLYLGEQFVGLPVIFLRFRLPENTKFAAEFDFRTFDPEGVILYAESSQDSWFMLGLRGGRIEVQFKNQHSFKVTSGGKAINDGQWHVVSVDELESSISVKISKEAVMSINSPESLFTPTNGMLETKVYIAGLPNRTDIIIKPINPRLDGCIRGWNLMNQGASGVKEVIQEKKSKHCFVNVEPGSFFSGAGLAHFSIDYNASGSWSVELKMSIRPSTSTGVLFALVYDNTVPLTLAVVAKGEDEANLQVFIDGVSVARLDSLLLCYPERMTLLLNVTPSEIQISAESSNVSYVKSGVLQDSLRRLNSSMLNPVRTYVGGIPDNVPLSATPMSAYYHGCMDITVNGQQLDFDEALGKHNSITSHSCPPFSPTPESDLN